A window from Drosophila nasuta strain 15112-1781.00 chromosome 3, ASM2355853v1, whole genome shotgun sequence encodes these proteins:
- the LOC132793348 gene encoding serine-threonine kinase receptor-associated protein, translated as MSQVPVNCLGHMGNVVSLAYSKVCTSGYYLASACDDGQSMLRHGDTGDWVGNFATEGDAMLSVDINRDATLLATGGVDCSARIWNAIDGNHLMNVMLQSPVRSVALSKDSTLLAVGCADRQFDHTCDKILYVYNLANELVYPRVLSGLTRGVRDLVFCRDDRMVLSSSHDRTVRLWDLISDRKTHSMVLPHHAKSLELCGDGRTLTIAYGRSIVFLDVDRFEVLKKFKLPARLMSASLHPERKTFVCAGSNRVIYKCDYATGEILESFVAHDSKVRCIRYSPDGEVFATCANNGGLRLWQQNVGKTYALWGTRSDDVEDYDNISVRTI; from the coding sequence ATGTCGCAAGTGCCGGTTAATTGTTTGGGCCACATGGGAAATGTGGTGAGCTTGGCTTATAGCAAAGTCTGCACTTCTGGCTATTATTTGGCCTCTGCCTGCGACGATGGGCAGTCGATGCTGCGTCATGGCGACACCGGAGACTGGGTTGGCAACTTTGCAACGGAGGGCGATGCAATGCTCAGCGTCGACATCAATCGGGATGCAACGCTATTGGCAACTGGTGGCGTCGATTGCTCAGCTCGCATTTGGAATGCTATCGATGGGAATCATTTGATGAATGTTATGCTGCAATCCCCGGTGCGGAGTGTGGCACTTTCCAAGGACTCAACGTTGCTGGCTGTGGGTTGTGCGGATCGCCAATTTGACCATACTTGCGATAAAATTCTATATGTCTACAATCTGGCCAATGAGTTGGTATATCCCAGAGTCCTATCGGGACTGACGCGAGGTGTGCGCGATTTGGTGTTCTGTCGGGATGATCGAATGGTGCTCTCCTCCTCGCATGATCGCACCGTGCGTCTGTGGGATCTCATTAGTGACCGGAAAACCCATTCCATGGTGCTGCCTCATCATGCCAAATCATTGGAGCTATGCGGCGATGGACGCACTCTAACTATTGCCTATGGTCGCAGCATTGTCTTCCTCGATGTGGATCGCTTCGAGGTgctgaaaaaatttaaactgCCTGCTCGATTGATGAGCGCTTCGTTGCATCCGGAGAGGAAGACGTTTGTCTGTGCGGGCAGCAATAGGGTTATCTACAAATGCGACTACGCAACTGGCGAAATACTAGAGAGCTTTGTGGCGCATGATAGCAAAGTGCGGTGCATCAGGTACAGTCCCGATGGTGAGGTATTTGCCACATGCGCGAACAATGGCGGACTTCGTTTGTGGCAGCAAAATGTGGGCAAGACGTACGCATTGTGGGGCACTCGATCTGACGATGTGGAAGACTATGATAATATATCCGTCCGCACAATttga